The sequence TCAGGTCGCGGAGGGAAGCGCCGGCACTGGCCGCGATCGTGTTTCCGGTGTGGCGGAGATCGTGAAAGTGGAGCCCAGTGACGCCGAGCTTGCGTGTTGTCTCGCTCCACTTGGCGGCCCGTCGGAAGTTGCTCCGCCTCAGGATGCCGCCGTTCGCCCCGGTGAAGACGAGCGCGGTCGGTTCGGACTCGGTGAACTGGTCAAGGCGGCGGCGCACCGCGCCGCCGCACCCCCGCGCCGTCCTCCCCGCGCTGCGCGTGCGGCCCGGGGGCCGTTCTCGCGCGGGGGACGCGCGGACCGCCGCGCACCCGCCGCGCCGTAACAAGGCACTGCGCCGACCGCCGGCACGCCACCGCCGGATTTACCACTCAGCCGCTCCGACGTGATCTGATAGTCGGGATCTTGGAGGGGCTGACCATCATGACCAGATCGAGTAGACACATTCTCGCTGCCCCCGCAGCTCTGTTGACCCTGATGGTCATCGCAGCATCCGCACCTCACGTGTCCTGGGTGTCGAGCGCGGAATACGAAGCCGTATGCCACCCCTACGCGCGCAACGAAGAATGGGACCTTAAACGCAGCGGAGAGTGGAACCGGCCATTGGACATCCACAGGCTTCCACCGACCAAGCTGCGAAACATCGTTCTCTGCAGGACGATCCCTTAACCCGTGGCAGTTCATTGCGCCTCCGGCGTGGGCCTCAGCTCCGAGATGATCGCGACGAGCACGAGCGCCGGGTCCGTAGTGGCTGAGGTGGGCCTGATCGTCCCGCCTGCCGCGACCCAGGCAGAGCCCAGCAGCCCGACTCCTCCAGCTCAAGCCCGTCCCTTACCGTTGGCGTCTGGTGATCGATGAAGGGTGGCCGGTTGAGATACACGCGAGGACGGGCTTGTCAGGCGACCTTGACGGAATGAGAG comes from Microbispora sp. ZYX-F-249 and encodes:
- a CDS encoding tyrosine-type recombinase/integrase; translation: MRRRLDQFTESEPTALVFTGANGGILRRSNFRRAAKWSETTRKLGVTGLHFHDLRHTGNTIAASAGASLRDLMARMGHDSVRAAMIYQHRTAETDHKIADVMNGKITQVLPTKASAH